The Kineothrix sp. MB12-C1 genome includes a window with the following:
- a CDS encoding NUDIX domain-containing protein encodes MESIYLRVKGIIKKEDKYLLVKRWVDDRIPDPFIWEFVDSEVNYGEAPDDAVLRAIRELLSVEGKIDRMVYTWSQMVGDSQCVGIAYLCSISTDEEDNILLSEEYGEWEWVTRDEFAQYIDNQYVLKDLEGVEL; translated from the coding sequence ATGGAAAGTATTTATTTAAGAGTGAAAGGTATTATTAAGAAAGAGGATAAATATCTGCTTGTCAAACGTTGGGTGGACGACCGGATTCCGGATCCCTTTATATGGGAATTCGTGGATTCGGAAGTAAACTACGGAGAAGCGCCGGATGATGCGGTGCTTCGGGCAATCAGAGAGCTCTTATCTGTAGAAGGTAAGATTGACCGTATGGTATATACCTGGTCCCAGATGGTGGGAGATTCCCAATGTGTGGGGATTGCCTATCTGTGCAGCATAAGCACGGATGAAGAGGATAATATTCTTCTATCCGAAGAGTATGGGGAATGGGAATGGGTTACGAGGGATGAGTTCGCTCAATATATCGATAACCAATATGTGTTAAAGGATTTAGAAGGCGTTGAACTATAG
- a CDS encoding ribonucleoside triphosphate reductase, which produces MFQVIKRNGETMDFTLTKISDAIMKAFNATDMQYNNDIVDLLSLRVTSEFQGKVKENKVDVEDIQDSVEKVLEQTGYAEAAKAFILYRKQREKMRNMKSTILDYKDVVNSYVKIEDWRVKENSTVTYSVGGLILSNSGAVTANYWLSEIYDEEIAEAHRNADIHIHDLSMLTGYCAGWSLKQLIMEGLGGITGKITSAPAAHLSVLCNQMVNFLGIMQNEWAGAQAFSSFDTYLAPFVKVDKLTYSEVKKCIEAFIYGVNTPSRWGTQAPFSNITLDWTVPGDLAELPAIVGGKEMDFRYKDCKEEMDMINKAFIETMIEGDANGRGFQYPIPTYSITRDFDWSDTENNKLLFEMTAKYGTPYFSNYINSDMEPSDVRSMCCRLRLDLRELRKKTGGFFGSGESTGSVGVVTINMPRIAYLSANKEEFYKRLDRMMDISARSLKIKRGVISRLLQEGLYPYTKRYLGSFENHFSTIGLIGMNEVGLNANWLRADMSTEKTQEFTKEVLNHMRERLSDYQEKYGDLYNLEATPAESTTYRLAKHDRKKWPAIKTAGYQGDTPYYTNSSHLPVDYTVDVFDALDIQDDLQTLYTSGTVFHAFLGEKLPDWKAAANLVKAVADNYKLPYYTLSPTYSICKEHGYLAGEQEVCPHCQKATEIYSRITGYYRPVQNWNDGKLQEYANRTEYHVAESTAKKPVTQMVTLSGYEKEASVKVEKPEAVKYLFTTKTCPNCMLAKDYLKEEKYVLIDAEENAELAGRYGVMQAPTLIVTNGDEYKKYVNASNIKKYADDRTMVIA; this is translated from the coding sequence ATGTTTCAAGTAATTAAGAGAAATGGGGAGACGATGGATTTTACGCTGACGAAGATCAGCGATGCGATTATGAAAGCATTTAATGCTACGGACATGCAGTACAATAATGATATCGTCGATTTGTTATCACTTCGTGTGACCTCGGAATTCCAAGGCAAAGTGAAAGAGAATAAGGTGGATGTGGAAGATATTCAAGATAGCGTAGAAAAAGTGTTGGAACAGACAGGATACGCTGAGGCTGCCAAGGCATTTATTCTCTATCGTAAGCAAAGAGAAAAGATGCGCAACATGAAATCCACGATTCTCGACTATAAAGATGTGGTTAACAGTTATGTGAAGATAGAGGATTGGAGAGTGAAAGAGAATTCTACCGTTACTTATTCGGTAGGCGGATTGATCTTAAGTAACTCCGGTGCAGTAACGGCCAATTACTGGTTGTCCGAGATTTATGATGAAGAAATCGCGGAAGCTCATAGAAATGCAGACATCCATATTCATGATTTATCGATGTTGACAGGGTATTGTGCGGGTTGGTCTTTGAAGCAGCTGATTATGGAAGGGTTAGGCGGCATCACCGGCAAGATTACCTCCGCTCCGGCAGCACATTTGTCCGTTTTATGCAATCAGATGGTGAATTTTCTTGGTATTATGCAGAACGAATGGGCAGGTGCCCAGGCATTTTCCTCCTTTGATACTTACCTTGCTCCCTTTGTCAAAGTGGATAAGTTGACGTATTCGGAGGTGAAGAAATGCATCGAAGCGTTTATTTATGGCGTGAATACACCGAGCCGTTGGGGAACGCAAGCGCCTTTTTCTAATATTACGTTGGATTGGACGGTGCCCGGCGATTTAGCTGAACTTCCTGCTATCGTAGGCGGCAAGGAGATGGACTTTAGATACAAGGACTGTAAAGAAGAAATGGATATGATAAATAAGGCATTTATTGAAACGATGATCGAAGGAGATGCCAACGGCAGAGGGTTCCAATATCCGATACCGACCTATTCCATTACAAGGGACTTTGATTGGTCCGATACAGAGAATAATAAATTGTTGTTTGAAATGACAGCTAAATACGGAACCCCTTATTTCTCCAATTATATTAATTCGGACATGGAGCCGAGCGATGTGCGTAGTATGTGCTGCCGTCTTCGTCTGGATTTAAGGGAACTTAGAAAGAAAACGGGTGGCTTTTTCGGATCGGGTGAAAGCACAGGAAGTGTTGGTGTTGTTACGATTAATATGCCGAGAATTGCTTATCTTTCTGCAAATAAGGAAGAGTTCTACAAAAGGCTGGATCGAATGATGGATATTTCAGCTCGTTCCCTTAAGATAAAGCGGGGTGTGATTTCAAGACTGCTTCAGGAGGGGCTATACCCTTATACGAAACGCTATCTGGGCAGCTTCGAGAACCATTTCTCCACCATCGGTTTGATCGGAATGAATGAAGTCGGCTTAAATGCTAATTGGCTTCGTGCGGATATGAGCACTGAGAAGACGCAGGAATTCACGAAAGAAGTATTGAACCATATGAGAGAAAGGCTCTCAGATTATCAGGAAAAATACGGAGACTTATATAACTTAGAGGCGACTCCGGCAGAAAGTACGACTTATCGCCTGGCGAAGCACGATAGAAAGAAATGGCCGGCTATTAAAACAGCAGGGTATCAAGGCGACACTCCATATTATACGAATTCTTCCCATCTTCCGGTGGACTATACCGTGGATGTTTTCGATGCTTTGGATATTCAGGATGATTTGCAGACACTGTATACTTCAGGTACAGTATTCCACGCATTTCTGGGAGAGAAACTCCCCGATTGGAAGGCGGCCGCGAATTTGGTGAAAGCGGTTGCTGATAATTACAAGCTGCCCTATTATACGCTTTCTCCCACTTATTCCATATGCAAGGAGCATGGATACCTTGCCGGAGAGCAGGAAGTATGTCCGCACTGTCAGAAGGCGACAGAGATTTATAGCCGCATTACAGGTTATTATCGTCCGGTACAGAATTGGAACGATGGTAAGCTTCAGGAATATGCGAATCGAACAGAATATCATGTTGCAGAGAGTACAGCCAAAAAGCCGGTTACTCAAATGGTTACTCTTTCAGGCTACGAGAAAGAAGCATCGGTAAAAGTAGAAAAGCCGGAGGCGGTGAAATATCTTTTTACCACAAAAACCTGCCCTAATTGTATGTTGGCAAAGGACTATCTGAAGGAAGAAAAATATGTTCTTATCGATGCGGAAGAAAATGCAGAGCTGGCAGGCAGATATGGCGTAATGCAAGCCCCTACCTTAATTGTAACAAATGGGGATGAATATAAGAAATATGTAAATGCATCAAATATTAAAAAATATGCGGATGACCGCACAATGGTTATCGCATAG
- a CDS encoding tetratricopeptide repeat protein — MKERKRIFISILLGAALCVLFTGCGQKNKNVSIGEGMAAIETLDYETALQCFEKALVNGEDLRLLYRGQGLAYMGLTKYEEAVTSFEKALGHSNGQVDKVDYDINYYLATAYYKLGDTGKSIKAYDSIISLLPKDKTAYYLRGSLRIASDFDKAKADFDKAISLAKEDYTQLIDIYLVLEENGYKEIGQEYLQAALESESKSMTDFQRGRMYYYLKDYDNARNYLEKARKTAGYEAVLLLGKTYEELGDNNYAISVYNSYIAGDQTNAKVYNQLGLCKMEMGAYGEALTAFQTAMNIENNDMMQTLKFNEIVTYEYLGEYKKASVLMDSYLSTYPDDASAVREYTFLKTR; from the coding sequence ATGAAGGAACGGAAGAGAATTTTTATATCAATCTTACTAGGAGCGGCATTATGTGTCTTATTTACGGGTTGTGGACAGAAGAATAAAAATGTAAGTATCGGTGAGGGAATGGCAGCTATAGAGACGCTGGATTATGAAACCGCACTGCAATGCTTTGAGAAGGCTCTGGTAAATGGTGAGGATTTGCGGCTGCTGTATAGAGGGCAGGGACTTGCCTATATGGGGTTGACTAAATACGAAGAAGCGGTGACATCTTTTGAAAAGGCGCTTGGACACAGTAACGGCCAAGTGGATAAAGTTGATTACGATATTAATTATTATTTGGCAACCGCCTATTATAAGTTAGGAGATACAGGGAAAAGCATCAAGGCCTATGATTCCATTATTTCACTTTTGCCTAAGGATAAGACTGCGTATTATCTGAGAGGAAGTCTTAGGATTGCTTCGGATTTCGATAAGGCGAAGGCTGACTTCGATAAAGCAATTTCTCTTGCAAAAGAGGATTATACACAGTTAATCGATATTTATCTTGTGCTAGAAGAAAACGGTTATAAGGAAATAGGACAGGAGTACTTGCAAGCGGCACTCGAAAGTGAGTCTAAGTCTATGACTGATTTTCAGCGCGGAAGAATGTATTATTATTTGAAGGACTATGATAATGCGAGGAACTATCTGGAAAAGGCAAGAAAGACAGCAGGTTATGAGGCCGTTTTGCTCTTGGGGAAGACCTATGAAGAATTGGGCGATAATAATTATGCGATAAGTGTATATAACAGTTATATTGCCGGCGATCAGACGAACGCCAAAGTATATAACCAGCTTGGGCTTTGCAAGATGGAAATGGGTGCTTACGGGGAAGCGCTGACTGCTTTTCAGACGGCGATGAATATTGAGAATAATGATATGATGCAGACGCTGAAGTTCAATGAAATTGTTACTTATGAATATCTTGGTGAATACAAAAAGGCGTCGGTGCTTATGGACAGTTATTTATCCACTTATCCTGACGATGCATCAGCAGTAAGGGAATATACCTTCTTGAAAACGAGATAG
- the rbr gene encoding rubrerythrin, with translation MAVDFKNSETKDNLMRAFAGESQARNRYTFAASQAKKENLYVVSAVFEYTANQEKEHAEVFYKHLKELSGDNLHVDGTYPIDISNDVATLLRMAQHNEYEEHDLVYKTFGDKAKEEGFAQVAASFHMIAQIEKIHGDRFGRLAQLLEEKKLFVSDVKTAWFCLNCGYVYEGTEAPKNCPVCDHNRGYFVRFEFSPYESVWEGK, from the coding sequence ATGGCAGTAGATTTTAAGAACAGTGAGACGAAAGACAATTTGATGAGAGCATTTGCAGGAGAAAGCCAGGCGAGAAACCGTTATACGTTCGCGGCATCTCAAGCGAAGAAAGAGAATCTTTATGTGGTAAGTGCAGTTTTTGAGTATACGGCAAACCAGGAAAAAGAGCATGCGGAAGTTTTTTATAAACATTTAAAGGAATTGTCGGGAGATAATCTGCATGTGGATGGTACCTACCCGATCGATATTTCGAACGACGTGGCAACGCTGCTCCGTATGGCACAGCATAACGAATACGAAGAACATGACTTAGTTTACAAGACCTTTGGGGATAAGGCGAAGGAAGAAGGCTTTGCACAAGTAGCAGCGTCCTTTCATATGATTGCGCAGATAGAGAAAATACATGGAGATCGTTTTGGAAGGCTCGCTCAGCTTTTGGAAGAGAAGAAGTTATTTGTATCCGATGTAAAAACAGCGTGGTTTTGTTTGAACTGCGGATATGTGTATGAAGGTACAGAGGCGCCCAAGAACTGTCCTGTATGTGATCATAATAGAGGATATTTCGTTCGGTTTGAATTTTCCCCCTACGAATCTGTATGGGAAGGGAAATAA
- a CDS encoding VOC family protein, which yields MSTVIEPYLHGIQHIGIPCANLEDTVSFYEKMGMNAMYRTANDKQRVCFLKQQNLVIEVYEEPIVNKTGAINHICFDVSDIEEVYKYIKSLSVEFVDKDICFLPFWDNGVKYFTILGPNNERIEFCQKL from the coding sequence ATGTCAACTGTAATAGAACCGTATTTACACGGTATCCAGCATATCGGTATACCTTGTGCAAATTTAGAAGATACAGTTTCTTTCTATGAGAAAATGGGAATGAACGCTATGTATCGAACAGCAAATGATAAGCAAAGAGTATGTTTCCTTAAACAACAGAATTTAGTCATTGAAGTATATGAAGAGCCAATTGTTAACAAAACAGGAGCGATTAATCATATATGTTTTGATGTATCTGATATAGAAGAAGTATATAAGTACATAAAAAGTTTATCTGTTGAATTTGTAGATAAGGACATATGTTTCCTGCCATTTTGGGATAACGGTGTAAAGTATTTTACAATACTTGGACCAAATAATGAACGAATTGAGTTTTGCCAGAAATTGTAG
- a CDS encoding glycosyl hydrolase family 32, whose product MNKLFYQFPETWFGDCMPYGKDNDFYLFHQRDNRNPCPFGEPFGWDLATTSDFINYKDMGTAIPRGTDEEQDQFIYAGSIFEGEGQYHAFYTGYNRDYPKLGKASQVLMHAVSDDLVHWTKTQDKLTFTPQEGYDPDDWRDPFVLRDEENDQYMLILGARKKGPKTRQSGRTVKFTSKDLKEWKFEGDFWAPNLFVMHEMVDLFKIGDWWYHVVTEYSDRSKMVYRMSKSINGPWIAPKDDAFDGRSYYAGRTFCLNGHRILFGWVATKEDCDDKKNYEWAGTFVPHEVYQRADGTLGVKIPDTVWEAFINREKIEDFFIDSKDARSEKIIKEHCGDIFSFEADIIFSEGTRTFGVRCYDNPETEQSYQFIFNCNENRYICEKNPNWPWFTYLSQGSERPIELVPGKTYNIRMIVDDTIATIYVDGVALNARLYTKPGDALGIFASEGALQVKNCFISTNLKKD is encoded by the coding sequence ATGAATAAATTATTTTATCAGTTCCCTGAAACTTGGTTTGGAGATTGCATGCCTTATGGTAAAGACAATGATTTTTACCTTTTTCATCAGAGAGATAATCGTAATCCTTGTCCTTTTGGAGAACCTTTTGGATGGGATCTCGCAACAACATCAGATTTTATAAACTATAAAGATATGGGAACTGCTATCCCACGTGGAACGGATGAAGAACAGGATCAGTTCATATATGCAGGTAGTATATTTGAAGGCGAAGGGCAATATCATGCTTTTTATACAGGATACAACAGAGATTATCCGAAGTTGGGAAAAGCGTCCCAGGTCTTAATGCATGCTGTAAGTGATGATTTAGTTCACTGGACAAAAACACAGGATAAATTGACATTTACACCACAGGAGGGTTACGATCCAGATGATTGGAGGGATCCATTTGTCTTACGCGATGAAGAAAATGATCAATATATGCTAATATTAGGGGCTAGGAAGAAAGGACCTAAAACAAGACAATCAGGACGTACTGTAAAATTCACTTCAAAGGATTTGAAAGAGTGGAAATTTGAGGGTGATTTCTGGGCACCAAACCTTTTTGTAATGCACGAAATGGTTGATCTTTTCAAAATTGGAGATTGGTGGTATCACGTAGTGACAGAATATAGTGATCGAAGTAAAATGGTCTATAGAATGAGCAAAAGCATAAATGGACCATGGATTGCACCAAAAGACGATGCTTTTGACGGAAGATCATATTATGCCGGAAGAACATTTTGCTTGAATGGACATCGTATATTATTTGGATGGGTGGCCACTAAAGAAGATTGCGATGATAAAAAGAACTATGAGTGGGCTGGAACTTTTGTTCCACATGAGGTATATCAGCGTGCAGATGGAACATTGGGAGTAAAAATACCAGATACAGTATGGGAAGCATTTATAAATAGAGAGAAAATTGAAGACTTTTTTATTGATAGTAAAGATGCAAGGAGTGAAAAGATTATAAAAGAACACTGCGGAGACATTTTCAGTTTTGAAGCAGATATCATATTTTCTGAAGGAACTCGTACATTTGGTGTTCGCTGCTATGATAATCCAGAAACAGAACAGTCTTATCAATTTATTTTTAATTGCAATGAAAACCGCTATATCTGTGAGAAAAATCCTAATTGGCCATGGTTCACTTATTTAAGCCAAGGTTCAGAACGTCCAATAGAATTAGTGCCAGGTAAGACTTATAATATACGCATGATTGTGGATGATACAATTGCGACTATTTATGTGGATGGAGTTGCTTTGAATGCTAGATTATATACAAAACCTGGTGATGCACTTGGAATATTTGCTTCAGAGGGAGCTCTTCAAGTAAAGAATTGTTTTATTTCAACTAATTTGAAAAAAGATTAA
- a CDS encoding carbohydrate ABC transporter permease, whose protein sequence is MKKNKVTFGTVVKWILIILLVVMQVYPFVYVMFSSFKTLDDFRQLPAYALPSSFYIGNYITVFTKSHMLTYFKNSISVLVGVLIPLLLIALMAGFALSKIKFKGKKFLLNYFLLGLMLPMQVALIPLFTIFNKLGLINTYAAIILPQIAFSLSYSIQLFYSFSKFFPEEILEAAIIDGCNPLGCFFKMVIPMSLNSVITVATMQAVFCWNEYINAYTFTRSTNMKTITLGLNDYVGSMGLTDWGATFAAITVTVLPVFIFYFFSSKKMLAGMSAGAVKG, encoded by the coding sequence ATGAAAAAGAATAAGGTTACGTTTGGAACAGTAGTTAAGTGGATCTTGATTATTCTTCTAGTAGTTATGCAGGTATACCCCTTTGTATATGTAATGTTTTCAAGCTTTAAAACGCTTGATGATTTCAGACAGCTTCCTGCATATGCATTGCCATCATCATTTTATATAGGGAATTATATTACTGTTTTTACCAAGAGCCATATGCTTACGTATTTTAAAAATAGCATAAGTGTATTAGTAGGTGTGTTAATACCCCTTTTACTAATTGCGTTGATGGCAGGATTTGCACTTAGTAAAATTAAATTTAAAGGTAAAAAGTTTTTATTAAATTATTTTTTGCTTGGACTAATGCTACCAATGCAAGTAGCGCTGATTCCTTTGTTTACAATCTTTAATAAATTAGGATTGATTAATACTTATGCAGCTATTATATTGCCTCAAATCGCATTTTCTTTATCTTATTCAATACAATTGTTTTATTCTTTTAGTAAGTTTTTTCCAGAAGAGATATTAGAGGCAGCGATTATTGATGGATGTAATCCATTGGGATGTTTCTTTAAAATGGTAATACCGATGTCTTTGAATTCGGTTATTACAGTAGCAACAATGCAAGCTGTATTTTGCTGGAATGAATACATTAATGCATATACATTTACTCGGTCAACAAACATGAAGACAATTACCCTTGGATTAAATGATTATGTAGGAAGCATGGGATTGACGGATTGGGGTGCAACGTTTGCAGCAATTACTGTTACAGTTCTACCTGTATTTATATTCTATTTCTTTAGTAGTAAAAAAATGCTGGCAGGAATGTCGGCTGGTGCAGTAAAAGGTTAA
- a CDS encoding carbohydrate ABC transporter permease, whose translation MQKAFGKKSIIFLFIFPAFLIYTLFVVVSIIWAGYYSFFDWSGVGSKAFIGLQNYVELIANDKVFKSTVWHTLIYTVINVLIQVFGGLLFAILLSRVKKGRTALQTLYYVPVVISSVAICQIFLKLLSVTPTGVVNQLLSMFNPALKVMEWTSNPNISLYVTAFVEGYKYLGLYMVIFYAALIGVPDELSEAARIDGANHIKEYWYVKVPYIKPVIIANCILVLNGSLRSFEFSYLLTRGGPGNASELMTTYMYKQAFASMKYGYGSSVAIMIVIICLVIGLMFRKITGEGKEE comes from the coding sequence ATGCAAAAAGCATTTGGAAAAAAATCAATTATATTTTTATTTATATTTCCTGCATTTTTGATTTATACACTTTTTGTTGTTGTTTCAATCATATGGGCAGGTTATTATAGCTTTTTTGATTGGAGCGGTGTTGGCTCAAAAGCTTTTATCGGATTGCAAAATTACGTAGAGCTTATAGCGAATGATAAAGTTTTTAAATCGACTGTTTGGCACACTCTTATCTATACAGTAATCAATGTGTTGATTCAAGTATTTGGCGGTTTACTATTTGCTATTTTGCTTAGTAGGGTAAAAAAAGGAAGAACAGCACTACAAACATTGTATTATGTTCCAGTTGTTATTTCTTCCGTCGCAATTTGCCAAATTTTCTTGAAATTATTATCAGTAACACCAACTGGGGTTGTTAATCAATTACTCTCAATGTTTAATCCTGCATTAAAGGTAATGGAATGGACATCGAACCCGAATATTTCATTATATGTAACAGCTTTTGTTGAAGGTTACAAATATCTGGGGTTATATATGGTCATATTTTATGCGGCATTAATTGGAGTTCCAGATGAACTTAGTGAGGCTGCGCGTATAGATGGCGCGAACCATATTAAGGAATACTGGTATGTGAAAGTGCCTTATATTAAACCAGTTATCATAGCTAACTGCATTTTGGTATTAAATGGTTCATTGCGTTCTTTTGAATTTTCTTACTTATTGACTCGTGGCGGACCAGGTAATGCATCTGAATTGATGACAACATATATGTATAAACAGGCCTTTGCCAGCATGAAGTATGGATATGGAAGTTCTGTTGCGATTATGATTGTTATCATATGTCTGGTAATTGGACTTATGTTTAGAAAAATAACAGGAGAGGGGAAGGAAGAATGA
- a CDS encoding ABC transporter substrate-binding protein yields the protein MKKKLIAMFLATVVTASSVLTGCGQQTESKTATQQDASEGTTKTTSSTASTGERTKITALLKGTESTEQYQVFNYLLSNYCEENGLEYEIELVNDMQDYFTKLQMYINSNTLPDIYGCPNGTLSKACKDIDALVDVGAELKRNGYYDKMNGAIVDFLTDADDGNIYLFPQGLYCEYFMYRTDIFEEAGITEAPATWGEFEAACQKIADIGEIPLVVGGSDAWQLMRYLSFSPWRITGPDFITNYQAGSDKFSSNDSAKYAVNLLHDLGTKGYFEPGFASVDYTSACNLFFGGTGAIFYSGSGQIGLANEMYKEGKLGFFPVPDTEGMENMPTNVPIHAGFAEAFNKATYDDTMQNFFDYMCENFSDACYTQAQIFSPFNEDLPEGLSQLYYDTQPMFSAAETAWTSWDDKLDSEVLTKIVDEQQKLAQGIITPDEFISNCDTFVTK from the coding sequence ATGAAAAAGAAATTAATTGCAATGTTTTTGGCAACAGTTGTAACGGCATCATCTGTCTTAACAGGATGCGGGCAGCAAACAGAAAGCAAAACAGCTACACAACAGGATGCTAGTGAGGGTACTACAAAGACAACAAGCAGTACAGCAAGTACTGGAGAAAGAACAAAAATCACAGCTCTTTTAAAAGGAACAGAGTCCACAGAACAATACCAGGTATTCAATTATTTGCTCAGTAATTATTGTGAAGAAAACGGACTTGAGTATGAAATTGAACTAGTAAACGATATGCAAGATTATTTTACAAAACTTCAAATGTATATCAATAGTAATACTCTTCCTGATATCTATGGATGCCCAAATGGAACACTTTCTAAAGCATGTAAAGATATTGATGCTTTGGTTGATGTGGGGGCAGAATTAAAGAGAAACGGATACTACGATAAAATGAATGGTGCAATTGTTGATTTCCTTACAGATGCAGATGACGGAAATATCTACTTATTTCCACAAGGTTTATACTGTGAATATTTCATGTATAGAACAGATATATTTGAAGAAGCAGGTATTACAGAGGCACCTGCAACATGGGGAGAATTTGAAGCTGCTTGTCAAAAGATTGCAGACATTGGGGAAATTCCATTAGTTGTAGGAGGATCAGATGCTTGGCAGTTAATGCGTTATCTTTCATTCTCTCCATGGAGAATTACAGGCCCTGACTTTATCACAAATTATCAAGCGGGTTCTGATAAATTTAGTTCAAATGATTCAGCAAAATATGCAGTCAATTTATTACATGATTTAGGTACAAAAGGATATTTTGAACCTGGATTTGCAAGTGTTGATTATACATCAGCGTGTAACTTATTCTTTGGAGGCACAGGAGCAATCTTTTATTCAGGATCTGGGCAAATAGGCCTTGCGAATGAAATGTATAAAGAAGGAAAACTTGGATTCTTCCCTGTTCCTGATACAGAAGGAATGGAGAATATGCCAACAAATGTACCAATCCATGCAGGATTTGCAGAAGCATTTAATAAAGCTACATATGATGATACAATGCAAAACTTTTTCGACTATATGTGTGAGAACTTCTCAGATGCTTGCTATACTCAAGCGCAGATATTCTCCCCATTCAATGAAGATTTGCCTGAAGGACTTTCACAATTATATTACGATACACAGCCAATGTTCTCAGCGGCTGAAACGGCATGGACTTCTTGGGATGATAAGCTTGATTCAGAAGTATTGACAAAGATTGTGGATGAACAACAAAAATTGGCACAAGGCATTATAACTCCTGATGAATTTATTAGCAATTGCGATACATTTGTTACTAAATAA